Within Blattabacterium cuenoti, the genomic segment ATTTAATATTTCCACAATACGTTCTACAGAGGCTCTTCCTTTTTGAATATTCGATATAGAATTTACTAAACTTTTTGTTGGGTTGATTATTTGAAAAAAAAGACCTATAAAAGGGAAAAGAATTTCTGGATTCATTCCTTTTTTTTCTAAAAAAAGTTTTCCTCCATACCAAACAATTAAAATCATAGTAATGGAACTCAAAAATTCACTAATAGGAGAAGCTAATTCTTTTTTTCTATTAACACGTGCGGAAAGTTTTCTTTGACATTCAGATATGTTTTCAAAACGTCTTTGCATTTGATTTTCTGCATTAAAAATATTTATAACCTTTATAGAATTTAATGTTTCTTCTATCACAGAAAACAATTTTCCTAATTGATTTTGAGATCCTATCGCATCTTTTTTCAAACTTTTCCCTATAATAGATATTAATGTTCCCATTAAAGGAAGCAAAATAAAAACAAATAATGTTAACTGATAACTCATAAAAAATAAAGTAAATAAATGAAAAGAAACTATAATAGGATAACTAATAATATTAGCTAAAGAATTTACTATAGATCCTTCTATTTCGTTAATATCATTAGATAACCTTGACATTAAATCTCCATTTCTCTTATTAGAAAAAAAAATAATAGGTAAAGACAATATTTTTTTATGAAAATCATTCCGTATATTTCTAACTATAGAAGTTCTTATTCCTATCATAAAATATTCTGCTAAATATCTAAAGACATTTCGTATTAAAAAAAGGATCATAATAAAAATACAAAAAATGGCAAGTGTATTTGTTTTTCCATATTTATATGATATTGAATTAATACAATTGTGAAAATATTTTATAAAAAAATCAAAATATCCATTAAAAAAATTAAAAAATGTTGTTTTACTTTCTTCTTTTTTTTCAGTGACTTCAAGTAAAAGACTTAACACAGGAGAAATAGATATTATAGATATAATAGAAAACAAAGAATGTAAAAAATTACACGATATATTAAGAATATAATAATATTTATAGGGTTTGAAATAAGTTAAAATTTTTTCAAGTACATTCATTTAATTTATTTAAGTCCTATTTATAACAAAATTGTGTTATAATAACATAAATTTTTTTTTCAATAAAAAACTACGAATAAGAATTCGTATAATAAATTTGATTACAATTTTTATATGCATTATCTTATGATTTTTCAGAAAAAAAAACAAAAAAATGATAAACTTTTTATTTATTAGCATTGAAGAAAGTTTTTTTATTATTTTTATAGCTCTTCTTATATTTGGACCAAAAAAAATTCCTGATATAGCTCGCGGAATGGGTGAAGGAATTAGATATTTAAAAAATGCTAAAAACAAAATAAAAAATGAAATAATACAAAACAGTATTCAAAATTCAAAAAATAAAAATTTTTTTTTCAATAAAAAAAAAAAGAATCCTCCTAAAAAAACTAAAACGGAATAAGAATATAATCATTCCATGAAAAACTAAATATTCTTAATATTATTTCTATAATCTTTTATGATTGATTTATCAATCAATATTCTTCCTAAATTTTCTAAAGAATTTTTTCTCAAATAAGAATTTAATTCTTCCATTTCGGAAGAAAAATAAGAAGGAATTTTAGAAGGGTAAAAATGTTTTAAAGGTCTTACAAAAAAAATTCCTTTTTCTCCTAGTATAGGTTTAGAAGTTTCATATAATTTTAATGAAGAAGCAAAACCAACAACTTTAGGTTCTCTATCCCCATCAATTATGGAATCATAAAAATTTATTTTATAAGATTTTTTTATTTTTTTAGAAAAATAAAATGCTATTTTTTCCAAATTTGGATTTGAAAATTTTTTTCTCATCATATGAGATAAAAACTTATTTATTTTTTCTTTTTTTAAAAAAAGAACTAAATTATTTTTTGTTTTTTCTATTGAAAAAACTCTATTTTGAATTTTTGAAAGATATACGACAATATAATCTCTCTTGGAAGTAGAAATCATTTTGCAATCTCTTTCTTTTCTATTTTTTTCAAATGCCCAATGAATTATTTCTTTATCTTTTTCTGTATTTAATTCATCAATATGAGATTGATCAAATTTAATATTTTTCAAATATATTGTTTCGTATTTATTTTTTCTTGCATGATTAATAAATTTATTAAAATTAGAATTTTTATTTTCAATAAAAAATTTTCTTACTTTTTTGTAAAGAGAATTTTCTGTTTTTTTAGATGGAGTAAGAGTCTTTACAATGACTGCAAATTGATAAGCAGGCATCGGAATACTTTTTTTATCAATTCTAAATATATGATAACCAAATTTTGTTTCAGAAAAACCTATCATTCCTTTTTTATTTTTCAATGAAAAAATATCAAATGAATTAATAGAATAATTAGAATAATTTTGATCATCATATTTTATCCATCCTAAACTTCCTTTATCTTTTTTCGCACTCATTAAATCATCTGATTTTTTTATCACAAAAGAATCAAACAAAGAAGGATTTTTTTTAATCATATGAAATATATTCTCAGCTATTTCTTTAGCTTTTTTCTTCGTTCTGTGATTAGAAGAACGTATTGCATCTCTATGAGAGATTAAAATATGACTCACTAAAACGGAATCAGATATCATTTTTTTTCCAATTAGTTTAGCCATAAAATAAATATTTTCTTCCTTTATAGGTCCTATAATATTTCCAATTTTTTTATTTTTTGAAATAAAATTTTGTAAAACAGGTGGAAGAGACTTTTTTAAGTAAAAATTTGAATCAAAAAGTTTTTCAGATTGTTTTGAAACAAAAATATAATTTTGATTAGTAGATTGAAATTTACGAAATAATTTTTCCATCTTTTTTTTCATTTGATTTTCATCATCTAAAGATGGTTCAGAACGAAAAATAACGAAACCAAGACTTCTTATATTTTCTCTTTTATAAAGAAATTTATGATTCTTAATGTAATCATAAATATCATGATTTTTTATTAAAAACATGTTTTTATATCTATTTTCTATTTCTGAATAAGGAATAAAAACATAATCAATAAAAGAAAAAAAATTTTTATCCTTATAATTAAATTCTGCTTCAACTGAAGATGTATTTAATCCATACATTAACATTTCTATATATTTCTTTGCAAATATTTTTTTTGTTATATTTTTTTTTTCATAGGACCAAATATTTTTTTCTTCCTCAATTTTAGGATTCTGAACTTCAGATTCATTTTCTAATATTTTCAAATAATTTTTAAATTTTTTAAGATCTAAATTTCCATAAAAATCTTGAAAATCAAACACATGACTATATATAGATTGTTTAGAAACAGCATTCCAAAAATCTTTTTTTGTACTCTGTATTCCCAATTTTACAGCTTCTTGATTTAATATTTTTTCGTATACTAATAATTTCCAAGCTTCATTCTTCAAATAAAAATCTGGTTCTTCTTTACGAAATTGTTTCAAAAATTGAAAACAATCGATATATTCTTTCATAGAAATATTTTCTCCATTGACTTTCCCAACAATATTTGGACTTTCATAAAAAATTTTTAATAAAACATTAGGATCTAATACAAAAAAAAACAAAGAAATTCCTATAAATAAAAATAAAATCCATGTATTCCTTCTTATTTTTTCTAAAAAACTCATATATAATTTTTTTTTCTAAGAAAAACTTCTTCTATTTTATTTTTAGATACTTTGTTTATTGAAATAAAGAAAGTATCACTAATCATTATCTTTTCTCCTTTTTTAGGAATATTTCCTGTACAAGAAACAATTAAACCTCCTAAGGTTTCATATTCCTCTGATTTAGGAAGATCTAATTTATATTTAGTATTAAGAAAATCAATTTCTAAACGAGCAGAAAATAAAAACTCATTTTCATTTAATTTCTTTTCCACAAATAGAATTTCATCATGTTCATCTTTTATATCCCCAAGAAATTCTTCTAAAATATCTTCTATAGTTATCATTCCTGCTGTTCCACCATATTCATCTAATATTATAGCAATACTTTTTTTTTTCTTAATAAGAAGATCCATTATTTTTCGTATTGGAGTTGTTAAATGAACTAATTCTACTGGTCGAATTATAGATTCAAGATAATTTATTTTTTTTTTGAAGAATTCCAAATAATGAATATATCCTATAATATTATCTATATTATTTTTATAAATAACAATTTTTGAAAATCCTTTTTCTGTAAATTTATAACGAATTTTATCAAGAGAAGAAGTATTTATGTTGTAAGCAACTATTTCTTTTCTAGGAACCATACATTCTCTTGCTTTTTTTTCAGAAAAATCTAAAGCTTTATGAAAGATTTCCACTTCTGATTCTACTATTCCCTGAATATTGTTTTCTATATTTTCTGATATAAAAGAAATTAAATCTTCCTTATCAAAAATTTTAGTTTTTTCATTTCCTTTTTCCCCCAAAAAATTTAGAAAAATATTAGATAGATAAGTAATCAAATTTGTAATAGGAGAAAATATTTTATATAAAAAATATGCAGGAATAATAAATAAATTTAATAATTCATTAGAATATGCACTAAATATCATTTTAGGAATAAATTCTCCAATAATAAGAATAATAGTAGCGGAAAAAATTGTTTCTAGCAGAAAAAACCAAAAAGAATTATTGTAAATAAAAAACCATTTTGGAATAAAAAATGGAAATAATTTTCCCATATAAATTCCATATACGACTAAAGATATAGTATTTCCTATTAACATTGTCGTTATAAATTTTTTTGAATGTTTCATGCTTTTAGAAAGCAATTTAGAACGAAAAGAACCTTTCTTTTTTTCCAATTCTATTTGAAAAAAACTAGAAGAAATCAAAGCCATTTCCATTCCAGAAAAAAAAGCAGATACAAGTATAGTAATAAAAACTATACTAATATAAAAAATCATACCATTTTTATATAGGGATAATTCCACTAATATTTTTCAAGCTAATATTTTTAAAATCATCAGATGCCTCCAGTCCATTCATTGCCCGCAACATAGTTCCATCTGGATAATATATAATTGTACACTTATTGTTAAATATTTTTTTTTGTTTTCTATTCCAAAAAATTTCATCCGTTTTTAAAAAATATCCATTGGAACTTACAACTCTAATATTTCCTTTGATATGATAAAAAATTTTTTCAGTTGATTTAACCCAATCTGCAGTAAGAGAAATATATTCTTTTGTATTTTTTTTATCAAAAAAAAATAATTGTATTCCTTTAGGAAACAAAGTAGAAATAGAATATTCTTCCATAATTGGAAAATTCATGAATAATCTAGGAATTCCATTTTCCTTAGATAAAATACTTGTGCGAAGAAAAATCCTATGAGGAATTTCTTTACGTTTTTTATTCTTTATCAACTTAATGAAATTTTTTTTTTCTGTTGTACATGAAAAAAAAAGAAAAAATACTAATAAAAAAAATAGCTTTACAAAACTTTTCAAAAGATTACTTCTTCTTATTTTTTTATTGTTGTACTTTTGTATCATAGTTAATCGGTATCTTAGCTCAGTTGGTAGAGCAAAGGACTGAAAATCCTTGTGTCCCCGGTTCGATTCCGGGAGATACCACTAAAAAAAAATAATCAAATTCCTAATTCTTTTTTGACTTCTTCTGTGATATCTATTCCTTTATTAACTAATACTCCTTTTCCAGGACTACAATCATCTACACGTAGAATATTTTTATTTCTATCCATTACTTTATGGATGGCATTATCTATTTTTTTAGACAAAGGATTTAACAGTTGTTCTTGTCTTTTAGCTAAATCTTCTGCAGCTTTTTTTTGATATGCATGAACTCTTGCTTGAAAAACTTCTAATTCTCTTTTCAAAACTGGATTTCTATTCCTCTGAAATCTTTTAGATTTATTATGAAATTCTTTCACTAACTTTTCCAATGTATTTTCATGACTTTTAGTCAATTTTTCTAATTCTTTTTTAGCAGTAGAAAATTCAGGCATTTTCTCAACCAGAATCGTACTATTAAGACAAACAATTCTTTGACTACATTCTTTAGAATATCCTTGTATACCAATTATATTAAAAAATATAAAAAACAATAGATAATAAAAAATCATATTTTTTCTCATAAGAAAAATTTTAAAATTTAATTTCAATTAATCTTGACCTATGATAAAATGTGTTTTCCATTTTGATTTAAAATGATCTTTTCCTTCTTCATTATTACTACTTATTCCCATTATTATAGGATGACCAAAATCTATTCCAAAAAATCCTATAGGAGAAAAAAACATACGAAATCCAACTCCAAAAGATTTATTCATTTTAAATGGATTAAATTTTTTATAAGAATCACTAATACTTCCTCCTTCTAAAAAGAAGGAAGTCCAAAATTTGGACAAATTTTCATTTTCATTAGAAAATGATTTAATCAAATAACGAATTTCAAAAAGAGATTTATTATAAATAATTCCTCCATCATTTGGAGTAAGATCTTCATGATCGGAATATCCTCTTAATGAAATATGATCTCTATCTTCTAATTTGTTTCCACCCATAGAAAATTTATGAAATGAAAAATAATTTTTTTCATTATTCCCTAATATTCCAAATTCTCCACCTACTTTAATTACCATTTGATCTACAATTTTTTTATACCAATAAGAAACCATTTTAATCTTAAAAAATTCCATCCAATCTAATTGATTTTTGTTTTTATTCTTTAAAACCAAAGAATAAGGAAGAGTAAAAATTGTATCAACTTGTATTTTTGATCCATCAATAGGATAAATTAAGTCTGGATCTCCATAAAATCTTTGAAAAGAAATTAAGTAATTTAAATTATTCAATCGTAAAAAAGGATCACTATGACTTTTTTTGTAAAAAAATTTATCATAACACGTCGATAATCTTATTTTAGAATAAGGATCCAAAAAAGTTAAAAATTTATCCCAATAAATAGAAGATCCTATTTTTTCTAAAAATATTTCTTCATT encodes:
- a CDS encoding Sec-independent protein translocase subunit TatA/TatB — translated: MINFLFISIEESFFIIFIALLIFGPKKIPDIARGMGEGIRYLKNAKNKIKNEIIQNSIQNSKNKNFFFNKKKKNPPKKTKTE
- a CDS encoding hemolysin family protein, translated to MIFYISIVFITILVSAFFSGMEMALISSSFFQIELEKKKGSFRSKLLSKSMKHSKKFITTMLIGNTISLVVYGIYMGKLFPFFIPKWFFIYNNSFWFFLLETIFSATIILIIGEFIPKMIFSAYSNELLNLFIIPAYFLYKIFSPITNLITYLSNIFLNFLGEKGNEKTKIFDKEDLISFISENIENNIQGIVESEVEIFHKALDFSEKKARECMVPRKEIVAYNINTSSLDKIRYKFTEKGFSKIVIYKNNIDNIIGYIHYLEFFKKKINYLESIIRPVELVHLTTPIRKIMDLLIKKKKSIAIILDEYGGTAGMITIEDILEEFLGDIKDEHDEILFVEKKLNENEFLFSARLEIDFLNTKYKLDLPKSEEYETLGGLIVSCTGNIPKKGEKIMISDTFFISINKVSKNKIEEVFLRKKNYI
- a CDS encoding ABC transporter ATP-binding protein; the protein is MNVLEKILTYFKPYKYYYILNISCNFLHSLFSIISIISISPVLSLLLEVTEKKEESKTTFFNFFNGYFDFFIKYFHNCINSISYKYGKTNTLAIFCIFIMILFLIRNVFRYLAEYFMIGIRTSIVRNIRNDFHKKILSLPIIFFSNKRNGDLMSRLSNDINEIEGSIVNSLANIISYPIIVSFHLFTLFFMSYQLTLFVFILLPLMGTLISIIGKSLKKDAIGSQNQLGKLFSVIEETLNSIKVINIFNAENQMQRRFENISECQRKLSARVNRKKELASPISEFLSSITMILIVWYGGKLFLEKKGMNPEILFPFIGLFFQIINPTKSLVNSISNIQKGRASVERIVEILNTKCVSNEKKRSQSIFHFEDEILFRNVSFTYNKLVLIQNLNFTIKKGKTIALVGKSGSGKSTIANLLANFYDVSSGEITIDGINIKCLNTRDYRRLLGMVTQEPVLFNDSVFNNIALGVEEIVSMDSIIQAAKIANAHCFIKKLPKEYNTVIGYNGNKLSLGQKQRISIARAVLKNPPILILDEATSSLDTESEIAVQKALNHMMKNRTLLVIAHRLSSTLRRNADHIIVLEKGKIIEQGKHKYLISKQGTYRNLLKLQSSF
- a CDS encoding peptidylprolyl isomerase; amino-acid sequence: MSFLEKIRRNTWILFLFIGISLFFFVLDPNVLLKIFYESPNIVGKVNGENISMKEYIDCFQFLKQFRKEEPDFYLKNEAWKLLVYEKILNQEAVKLGIQSTKKDFWNAVSKQSIYSHVFDFQDFYGNLDLKKFKNYLKILENESEVQNPKIEEEKNIWSYEKKNITKKIFAKKYIEMLMYGLNTSSVEAEFNYKDKNFFSFIDYVFIPYSEIENRYKNMFLIKNHDIYDYIKNHKFLYKRENIRSLGFVIFRSEPSLDDENQMKKKMEKLFRKFQSTNQNYIFVSKQSEKLFDSNFYLKKSLPPVLQNFISKNKKIGNIIGPIKEENIYFMAKLIGKKMISDSVLVSHILISHRDAIRSSNHRTKKKAKEIAENIFHMIKKNPSLFDSFVIKKSDDLMSAKKDKGSLGWIKYDDQNYSNYSINSFDIFSLKNKKGMIGFSETKFGYHIFRIDKKSIPMPAYQFAVIVKTLTPSKKTENSLYKKVRKFFIENKNSNFNKFINHARKNKYETIYLKNIKFDQSHIDELNTEKDKEIIHWAFEKNRKERDCKMISTSKRDYIVVYLSKIQNRVFSIEKTKNNLVLFLKKEKINKFLSHMMRKKFSNPNLEKIAFYFSKKIKKSYKINFYDSIIDGDREPKVVGFASSLKLYETSKPILGEKGIFFVRPLKHFYPSKIPSYFSSEMEELNSYLRKNSLENLGRILIDKSIIKDYRNNIKNI
- a CDS encoding OmpH family outer membrane protein; this translates as MIFYYLLFFIFFNIIGIQGYSKECSQRIVCLNSTILVEKMPEFSTAKKELEKLTKSHENTLEKLVKEFHNKSKRFQRNRNPVLKRELEVFQARVHAYQKKAAEDLAKRQEQLLNPLSKKIDNAIHKVMDRNKNILRVDDCSPGKGVLVNKGIDITEEVKKELGI